ctattttattacctatcaaatgaataaataaaacttttttttattttctaagaacatatatttattttatttaccttaaaattattatttttaattaataaaattatttatctttatttatttaattacaaaaatcttattatttttctaaaattctatttatttttaaataaaaccattattctatttattttacgaaaaatgggtGTTACAATACAGAATCAATCTGATCATATTTTGAGTGTGACctttaaaaaactaaatggTTTATATAGAAAAGTACACTAACCATCCACTCCAATTCTCAGTCCAAATCTTTGGTTTTGCATTAGAACTTGTGAATTGATCGCAGTAAAAATCATTGCACATGTTTATCTAAAAGTAGTTAACATAACAAATTGTGAAATTAATAATCAAGAAGGATAAGTGTATACGGCAGCATAGTAAGATTGCTCTATATATTAAGGAATCAGGAAGACAGACAATCTAGTAAAACTGTTGGTAGTTTattagatgatagttgatagttgatagttttagagaattattttagaaagaagactatgtcattgatttcttggatgatcaattacaacatatcaattgcctatttataggctcaagtcaccaacctctcaatggtggtgaatgtttctatattactttaggtctttctaaagttttcatgatagattagtatcatgatagttTTAGATTgttctatcttatacatacacttatagttctagattgttctatcatattcatacacattatagttctaaattgttctaccatattcacactatagttctaggatattctactattttcatacatattatatttaagaatattctagaaatttgtagcaaattcaacaaaaacataacACGAGAAAACTCACAATTGGATCAGCAGCATCAGCATCAGCCTGTTGCCACAATACCCAAGGTACTCTTGTATCAAGAGATGTTTCCATTGATGCTGCCCATTTCATGTAGGATTTAGCAGCAGGACCATAGGCCGCATAAATGTCCCGATACTCATTTTCAATCTGGCATTGGAAAGTACATAATATTTTCACATTTAAAAAGTAGGCAGTAGGCCATTGGAAATTCAGAACTGGCAGTCTATATTATATGCTTTGATATCTAGATGACATAATTtctcataaaagaaaatttgaaatgtatttaatgaaatttaagAAAAACCTGACACAAAATTATAGGTCCTCCCTGTGATGCATAGAGGTTCTCTTGCTTGATCATATCCATAATCTTAGCAGTAAACTGCTTCATTTCTGTCTGAAGACTACTCAATTTCACATGATAGAAGGAAGCAGGTGGAGCAAGATGAGAGACATGGAGAAAGGAAAGGAATAATTACCTTAAATGGTTTGTTATCAGTTCGGAACTGAATTCCCGGAATAAAATGTAGCCAAAGAGGGAAACCATTGTTAAGGAAAGTTAAAGACCATGATCAGATATGAACTTCCTTGTAATAAGATACATAAAAATAAGATCCAAATTTACCCGTAGTTCCATTCAGCACATGCGTATGGACCAATCCAGAGATGGACATATAGACCAGTTGCTGCTACTGCCTTCACAAATTTGACCAAATCACCCCTACCTTCAAAATTATACTGCCAAACCAAAGTACATAATCCCCAACTTTATAAATTGTTTCCAATTTATGACTTCTGATTGAAATCAAGAAATACTCCTCCCAATTTGATGCTTTTAAAACATAGACGAAATTACGGATTAaactaaaattgtgaatttttaaaaatagaaaaatcaattatctctatttcattttaaaataaaggaacAAACATTTTAGATTAAACTAAATAAGAGaaacaaaattgtatttaagtcttttttatttctGCCATAAAAAGTTAACATGTGTAATAGATTGAATGGTTAGTAGGATAATACTAGAATTTGATAGCTTATattctttaataatattaaaatttattaacagtgtaacaatattttttttgggttagaGAATGGAGtaatataacataatatttatatatatcatatcaAAGAAAACTCAAAACTTAGTGGGAGCAGCTGTCCCCACGCCCTTAGCCATATATCCGATCCAGATTACAACCAAGGttttaaaacatgattttaGGCTGTGATTTGGACTGTAACATCAAAATTTTTTAGTTGTCCACAATCGTAATTGGGATCGCATCAGTCACATTTGTTCGCAAGACAAAACCGTAACGCGATCGGGACTGATAATTAAAACCTTGATGATAACTAACTAGAGATTAATGGTAAAGTAAGCAAGATTGAACTTATATGCATTGACCATCAGACCATCCTACTGAAATTTCTAAGTGGCATCAATTGTAAATTTAAGTATATGCAACCATAACAGAATCATTCATTGTTTCATTTATTGGCAAATAGTCTAGCACCTCCAGAAGTGCATAAGCTCTGTTGCCAAGTTTGAGTTTAGTTTTCCGCAATTAGTACAATAAAACAGTGAGCTAGAGGAGGTTTGTTTAGCTTGCAAAAGTATGCCCCAGAAAAGAAGTTCCAATGTCCTAAGGATTATTTTTTTCCACAGGTATCCTTAATGATAAACACCTGTCATCTTTCTCTTTAACTTtactattttcttctcttttttttttcattacgtTACTTGtcacaattattatttattttctcttttcttttaatctcaATCCtatttttatcctaattctTTCTATCTATCTCTTATTTCTACCTCAATCTACCCAGAATAAAATCGAAGCTTTATCACTCCTCATAGAGACATGTGCATGTGCTGTCAAAAAGTGCAAAAGTAtgattttcaaaaactaaaaaaaaacaattaaattaaacaaaaatagaggAATGAAAGATGGCTAATACATAATCATTGACCCAAAATGGCATACACAATATTTCAGACTGGGAAATTCGGTGATATACACATGCTAGCAGGGACAGTGACATTTGAATCCAAATCAcacaaaaccaaacaaaaacACCGGACCCTTTCTGTCATAAACTTTATCTCATATCATGGATCCAACCATCAGAACAAACCCGACAACGAAAGACATCCGCGTTACATGTACGCTGTTGAAATTCATGGAACCAGCAGAAGCGTCCACTGGAACAGCACCATCATCATCACTATTTTTGTTACTATCACCACTTTCATCTGCAGATGACTTCGTTTTAGGTGATTCTCCTTTCGACGGTGAAGGTGCCGGAGCCTTAGGCTTAGGAAGAACCACGTCAAGTGGCACAAGCACCTTGTCCACCTCATAAACGGCAAGCTTGTTGTCCGTGTACACGGTTCCGGTAATGGTGGCATTGACGGCACCGGTGGTCATGCTCACTTGGCTGCCACCATAAGTGGTGACATTAAGTTGCAGCCTTTTAGAGTCATCACCGGCTTGGGTCTGAACGGGGTTGGTGAGAGTGTCGAAGTTGGAGATTGAGAGGAAGGAAGAAAGAGTGTGAAATTGTAAAAGTTCAACCTTTTGCCTGTCGTTGAGTGAGTTGAGGAATCCTGCTTTTAGCTTTGAGAAGGCAGAATCAGGTGGGGAGAAAATGGTCAATCCCCCAGAACCTGACGTGAGGAGTTGAGAGTTGAGTTGGTTGATCAACTGGGTCGTCTTCAGAAGCCGAATCAGAACAGAAAATCTCTTGGCCTTACTCAGGATTTGAGCAATGTCAATGGTGGGAGCTTTTGAAGTGGCGGGTGTAGGGGCACCAATGGGAGACACTGGTACCAATGGAACAGTATTCATTCCCTGTGGAGATGCCAAGGGTGATTGTGGCAATTTTGGTATTGTTGGAGATGCTGCTGGTGAGTGTTGGGCTGATGTGGTGATCATCACAAGTACAAGTGAGGCACAGAAGATGAGAGAATGTTGCATCATCATTTTTGTGTTATAGAAATGGAAtgttataatgatttttttttgcacacTTGAGACTCCAATATGCTATTTCTGTGGTTTGTTTTAATGTGAGGAAAATGGAAGAAGTGGCTACCTTTTTATACTGAGGCAGGGAAAGAATGATGTGTATAAGGTCAGTGTTAGGAACTTATAAGATTAAGCTTTGCtccaaaaacaatttttagttACCTATCATGGAAAGTTGGTGCATCAATCAGGATTGGTGATGAGACATCTAGGAGTACTGAGTTGGCACAGAGAAGAGGCAGAAACGAAGTTTTGGCTGGTGTATTAAGATGTGAACACATGCAACTAATTTGCTTTCATGTCACCACGCACGAGTTATCATCTTACGTCAATTAGATGCATGGATCTATCGGAATCTAACTCGAAAGGCATAGGGTAACTCTGTATATTGGTTGTGTATTCACATCAATAAAAATGACATGGCCAAATAGATAATCTCTGTCTCCCTTAAAAGGCATGGTGTGTTATACTTAATAGTTAATAGATAACTATATCCCTTAAATTTGTGGTAAGAGTTTTAATTTGATTGAGGTCTacgtgtataaaaaaatatttgttaagagAAGTTAGACTCTTAAATAGATCTCTGTATTTGGAGAGATTAGACTCAGACTTCAAGCTGGGAGATACCCTGTTTCACccgaaatataaaaaaaaaattgtcacaaaaATTCTTATGTTTtgctataatattttaattttacttcttTTGTCTGGTAGGTTAAATTTGAAGCattttagagaagaaaatatgTTGGGATTGCAAATTCAGTTCTAAAAAAAATGCTGCATTCAAAAACAGAATATTAATTGCTACCTTAATTATCAACGTGTAATTAGTGGAACTATTGCAATGCAACTGAAGTATAGATAAATAAGAACTCGCTTGATCATGGGATCCACTACTCCACAATACAAATAAACTTTGTATCaccttatttttcataaaataaattaaaaatgatttttatttaaaaataaatagagttttagaaaaataatgaaatttttataattaaataaataaggagaaataaatttaataaaataatgatttgaaggaaaataaaaaagatattttatttattcatttgatagaaaataaaatagtttatttttataaattaaaaaaaataaaaaaaaagagtaaataaaagGTCCggtaccctagctataaatagagacgtaACATGTCACTCTTTACCTCTACGATACATCTTTgcgctctctcttcctctcaaatCGGTTTTCCCTTCTTTCTTCTCCAAAAATTCTCTTTTTTCCGCAGACACTCAAACCTATATCAGTAAAACGACGATTCCTGACTCGTTAACTATTGGATCGTCGTCAAATTTGAAATCATGGTTCAGAACTTATTTTTGCATAACCTACCATTGGGATTTTTGAGATAATGTATGTGGTGGAAAAAATATCCCTCGTACCgagctttctcttttctcgTAGACACTCAAAACATGTCCCAATAAAATTACAATCTCAGACTCTTCAactgttggatcgtcgtgaaatttggacaccacctTAGGAACCCATTTTCAAACATtatcaccgttgggatttttgaaataatgtttttgtAGAGTGAAATTAGTCTCGTATGTTGACAGTAAAATGGAGGTTACAATCTCTTTCCCATCTCTCTAACGCTTAGAAATTCTAACAGAGCAACCAGAGAAAAAACTTGAGAAATCTTAGGGAACTGCTAGAGACACCGCTATCAGTACTAGACTatacacgtgagcccgcttagaggtaagggatgagtttatcgtaaTTAGGGTTAGAATAAACATGTGTACGAATCCTTAGgggatcaaattgagatttattttgggatgtttattgaattataatttttcctttatgattgtaaatatgatattgttgtgtttgacggACCAATTAATGTCCTGATACGAAttagttgataaaattgagtgctcttggtgttttcatgtttttaacctaagattttgattcattgattttatatgattgtgtgaaattatttgaggggttttactcctcATGTTGTGAGaagtatttttgtataaattgtttgtaCTTTGGATAAGATTTGCTAGATTgacatgataaattgttatattaagattatgaaattgtgattaaaattgtgcctaagtgataaattgaatgtGATAAATTGTGAGATAACATGTTGTTTTGAGATCATAACATTGTTATTGGGATTgagtgcaaagttgaacatgtgttgatttgtgagatacacataaacatgtgatggtggattgtgacattgtaatatgttaaaattatggACATAAAATTTAGTTGTGAATAAATGTGTGTTTAACACTTTATGTGACAATACTTgtttgtgagctatgaatttacaataacccgactggtgtttaccttgagaaaactgtttatgcgcaatgttaaagggaaagtgtaggattcctagttaggaacctaaaatgttaaattgtagcgcaatgtgttaaacgtgtttgaaacacgagtgtgagttCGTGtgtattatatatttcataaacagtgtctgcatgcaaaaattattttaggggttggatatgaatcaggaaggtgaggccctaacggattcttcggagtctagaccttgggggtaaagacactctcggtttgagtgctcctttaagcttaTGTTGATCttatatggttggagcattctctcaaaacagagtgaccttgactggtcaccttatgattttacttagtgagagtgacctggcatacccattgtgtggtatgtcttgttatgtactcctaagcgtcccagtgtggtttttcactaacatggtaccacattgcatataggtttgagtcttagtataattgttgcataacgcttgctaattgtctATTATGAAATTGTTGAGTGTTATTACGTTTTGactcgagtgtgtgattcatatgtaatgtgattggtgattgaaaaatgaattttaaatgatgagTATTATTACGTCTTGAAAAAtgaattgtattaagttgaactatgttataaatacttctataatttattttgattacgtctttgtttatttctttttttagaaatgtgataagtCACGTCCtatgtgctatttgtgtttggatcttgtgatgatcttgaaccttgtgttcatgggagcagataactaggtggatgactttaaagaacctcgtaCTAGAGAACGCtaagacacaatgctctgataggatgtgacattggggtgaatttttattttaattggatggtgttattttattttaccttactgatttaataaaatttctcttGTAAACTTTGACGGCCTTGTTCTGAGTCGGATATgtctttaataagttttatttgataatagtgaaatgaatgtgaaccttttacctacgtgaatttttttacctttatttttatatattttatttatttatatgtatatcgGGATAGAGGGTGTTACAAACTTCACCTTCCAACTATTGACGTAAAGTTtaagttgttaatttttttggcAAATGTTAGCGAGTGCTCTTAGCACGTTGATTAAGGaaataaaaggagaaaatattttattgggaTGTGTGAAAATGTACtccctataatttttaaatgtactCCAATATGATTTTCGgtgaaaaaaattcttttaatttctgaacTGGTATCCTTAGGACATTGATTAGCaagattctattttttttttaaaaatgactaCATGCACGTTCCCttataaagaaacaaaattagaTAAGGTAGGCATCCTATATCATATACATCAAAACCATTTCCTTTGTCATATGAGCTGTTAACTCTATGCTTAACAAATCATATTTTGGTGCAAATCTAGTTAGCCTGTATATAGCTTTTATTATTTAGCTACTTTAAACAATGGCTAATGACTGACAAGAGCTTAAATGTAAAGTTTAGTCAGAAGAGAGAAAATCAATCTCCTTTCGAAAAGTGGACTGTTCTTGTCTAACAATCCAACCATTATTTGCATACATTAGGCAAATCTTTTTCCACCTCCTTTATCAAACTTCACAACTAGTTATTGTCTTATTCGAAccttatataaataaagaaatatttaagtATGACCTGCAGTATGCATAACAAAATGGAGGTTCAAATTAGTAAAGACGGGCCATATTAATTTCTTCTTCGAAAGACATAAAGCTTGCAAAAATTATTGACGAAACCATAAGTCATAACACTTCAATTTATAAAGGAATGCACAACAATCAGTCAAATACAAGATTCCCCCAACCCAGTCTGATAAATTCACCACTACAGTATTCACTCCTTTctctcaatcacattacacataaCAACACATCTTGAACATGAACAATATGGTAACTTAACTACTGGCTTGAACGTTGGTAAATTCATCAAAACTTATTTTGGTTTACTATGAAAATGCAATCAGGAGAACCAGTCCAAAAACAAGGGACACCCACATTCCGTACACACTGATCTTCTCGATGCCAGAGTTCTGTTCAGTGGGATTAACCTGCGATGCATCTGAAGATGATGACTCATCCTTATCAGCTTTAGGTGCCTTTGCCGCATCACTTGAAGGTTCTGGAGCCAAAGAGGGTGCTTTTGCAGGTGCCTTAGCAACAGCAAAGAAGTCCATAGGAAGAAGCACCTTACCCACCTTATATATAGCAAGATGTTTATCGGTATATATAATGCCAGTGATGGTGGTGTTAACCTCACCCGTCGAGATGTTCACACTCCCTCCGTAACTTATCACATTCAGTTCCACCTTTCCAGGTTTAGCCCCTGCAAGTGTTCTCACAGGGTTCGTCAGAGTGTCAAAGTTGGAGCTAGAGACATAGTCTGAAAGAACGTGGAATTGCAAGAGTTCTAGCTTTTGGCCATCAGAGAGAGAGTTGAGGAAGCCTACTTTGAGTTCTGAGAAAGCACTGTCATCGGGTGAAAGAATTGTTATGCCGCCTGATTTAGTAGTTAGAAGCTGAGCATTGAGTTGGTTGATCAATTGGGTGGTTTTCATGAGGCGGATTAGGATGTTGAATGACTTTGCCTTCCTCAGGATTCCAACAATGTCAACAGCTGCAGTGTCCGGGGTGGCATCACTTGGTGATTGTGGCAATGAGGGAACCAATGGTTGTTGAGGAGCCGCAGCTGGTGGGGTAGGGGTAGGTTGGGGTGGTTTGAGAGGGGCGGCCGCTGGTGATAATTGGGCTAAAGTGGTGGTGGAATACAAAAGTGAAACTAGAAGTGCTAGTGAAAATGACAAGAGAGATATCATcttcatgattttggttttgttaaatgaaGGTTTAGATTATTTGGGAAaggatttgaaatgatagaatttgtATTGGGAATGAGCACTTGATGCATTGATGATATGGTGGACATGGCTTTTATAGAGCAAGTGTGGGAATGGGAGACAATGATAGGCAGGTGAAAGGCTTTGTTTCAAAACCTTAGATTGTGATTTGTGAGCATACACACAGTTGCTCGCTGGCAAGGATATTGAGGTGTTGCATCAACAATGATATACGGATGTAAGCACAGAGCAATGGCGATTTTATGATTGAAGGCCACCAATCTCCAATCGTAATCAATTTGTGAATTGTACAGATTTGTGCTGAAACCATTGTAATCAAACAGTACGAATGTTGATCAAACAACATATAAACAACGTTAGGCAGTATCCATGTCTCTCTATCTGTCTATATCATCAATTCATCATGGGCAAACAAGCTTTATTAGGTATAAGAGAAGTTGTCTTTTTCCTAtcacttaaatatgtttttaatccttaataAATATTCGATTTTGCCTTTATTCTCtactaaatttttgttttgctaCCTGTCTCcaataaaacaacaattttgtagattttttgttccatgataaatatttctcatttgttattaatacaaactaaaacaaaatttgttaatttattagaaaacaaacacaattttctaatttatcatgaattaaaataaaatatcaaagataaaaaataaaagtgttattttattagaaattcaactcaacaaaaatttattaggaaacaaacacaaaaatcaaatatttatcatagatcaaaaatatatttaagcctattatatatatacacacccATAAACATACAATCGGTCTGATAGGTTTTGGAAATTACACTCCTAAAACTATACATTTATGGATAATGACATAATAATTCGCTTGCAATTCACAGAAAAGGTCATATATACTTGGTGGGCAAGGATGACTAGATGATCGGTTTATCAATATCAAAGAGTTGCAATTATCCAGATTTGGGAGAAACCTTATCTCTGTGTGGACTGTATGTAACTGATAGGACTTTGGACTGGGAATTTCATAATGGCCTCGTTCTTATACAGTGGTTTGCTACCTACGAAGAACTAAGTGAGTACTGATATCAtcaataattatgaaaatttgaaagttTTCTGAACGAATTACTGAAATACCAGTATTTTGGTTTCTAGCTTAGTATGTCCAGACAAATAATGGCCTAATATGTTGCCCCACTATTTCGTAAATGAAATAGTGATTACATGTACTAcagatattttgaattttattttggggatcttagaattttattttacatgtaCTACAGGGCGAAACTTTTCATTACAAGTTAATTAGTTAATCCAACTTTTCTTATCAGAAATAGCCCAATTGTTCATTTCTCATCTTTGTCACGCTGATGTATGAACAATTTCTTGTATAATGAGTTAGAAACCTTTGTTTTAAGTAAAAGTACTACTATCACGCATAATGCATAAGTGAGACTTTCCTcttttataaagtaaaattacactattttgtttgaaattttttttactggttTACTACCAGAATACCATTTTACTTTGGCTAATGAGGAATCATCTTCAACAATAAGTCTAAAAGACTTCCGAGAGTGAAGAGTGTTATTCAGCCAAGTCCAAGCTAGTGGGAACGCTTGAAGCGACATGTCTATGCACAAGAAGCTTCAACAGCTAAACTCTTTGCTACTCCTTTACATGGATCTCCGAATGTATTAACTGATAGTTCAATTCTACAACTGCTTGATCCAATGCAAGCCTGTTAATAATTTCACAGTTGAGTCAGTATAATCCGATGAAATAAAGTCAAATTAGCTACACAAAAAACATATGAACTTCTTATCTAAAAAGAAAGCTGGATAACACCTTCTGCACAATGGATAGAGCCTTATTGCTGCTGCAGAGTCCATGCTTGAAGTTCCCGCAAGTCCCAAGAGGCGTTCCAAAACTTGCAAATTTAATGGATGAGACCACCTGATTAGGATAAGGGCACTCCAGTGAAACTACAGGAACTACTTTTCTTCCTGATTCTGTATTTGAATTCCACGAGTCTACAGGTGGAGGGTGAGATTCAGATACATGTGAACACACGCTTCCTATTTGTTTTGTGGCAAAAGAGATTTGCTTAGGGTTGCCTCCACTTTCCTCAAACAATACAAGTGTGTTTCTATCTGGTCGTAACCATGATCGAGGTACATGGTATCTGCAGGATTAGTTACTCAAATAAGTATCTAACAAGATTGTGTTTAGTTTCTTTAAACAATTCAGAGTTACTTGAAGTTTCAACTTCTCATGCAGAATATCTAACACTTACAATGTCTGTGATGGTTTTCCACAGTTCTTGAGACATTTGGATGCATCATAGGCTCCTCTATAATTGCATGAATCAGTACAACCACCTTTTGGAGAGGCATATGTAGGCCAGTATCGCCCAATGCTCTGTCCATTCACCCAAGCCTCACCTTTTCCCATCCCCGTGAAGTCAATTGCAACTGGGTTGTTACCGGAGGGTGCAACGAAGTTTGTCTAATACAACATGTATTACCATTAGTTAGACGAAAAATCATTTGTCCTATAGTAGCATTCCATTAGTTTTCTTTAAAGTATGTGATTGTGCAGATATCTGATGCAAACACAGCTGAGTAAACACAACATACAATCCATGAACCAAGGGAAACAAATAAGTGCAAAGAGACTTTGTCTGCTTATGCATTTAAAACAATAAGaggataattaattttagtaaatGCTATATTCTTATAAAGATTACCTTGTACCAAGTCAACGGTTGATTTGTAGGTAAGGTAGATTGTGAATTCCACTGTCCAGAACAGCCACTAGATAGACCTAAATCTTCATTTTTAAGGCCAACCTGAATTTACAAAAATACACAGTGTATTCTAGCTATGacttcaataaaaaaaggaaaaatgaaatccAATTTAAAGTATTTCAGTTGGCAGTTGTATCTGTTCAGTTGATGGAGTCAACAAAACTCAAACGAGAAAGAAAATAACTGGATTTAGTTAGGCTGAGACTAACCTGATATGTCCACTGCTTGGAGGAGAGATCAACATTGCTGCCATTCTTCAAACATTTCAATATCACAGGGCCAGTGATCCCCGCACCCCATGTGTCAAAAAAAGCTCCATAGTTCTGATGCGCATAAGATTTGCGTTAGTTGATGTAGTAATGAGAACTTTGATGATAAAGGGAAATGATATGAGGAGGGATTAACAAGACAATGCAGATTCCTTCATTCTAAATTCTTATctacattataaaaagaaaagacgAACCTGAAGTCC
The nucleotide sequence above comes from Glycine soja cultivar W05 chromosome 11, ASM419377v2, whole genome shotgun sequence. Encoded proteins:
- the LOC114373683 gene encoding fasciclin-like arabinogalactan protein 12, with product MKMISLLSFSLALLVSLLYSTTTLAQLSPAAAPLKPPQPTPTPPAAAPQQPLVPSLPQSPSDATPDTAAVDIVGILRKAKSFNILIRLMKTTQLINQLNAQLLTTKSGGITILSPDDSAFSELKVGFLNSLSDGQKLELLQFHVLSDYVSSSNFDTLTNPVRTLAGAKPGKVELNVISYGGSVNISTGEVNTTITGIIYTDKHLAIYKVGKVLLPMDFFAVAKAPAKAPSLAPEPSSDAAKAPKADKDESSSSDASQVNPTEQNSGIEKISVYGMWVSLVFGLVLLIAFS
- the LOC114373682 gene encoding fasciclin-like arabinogalactan protein 12, with amino-acid sequence MMMQHSLIFCASLVLVMITTSAQHSPAASPTIPKLPQSPLASPQGMNTVPLVPVSPIGAPTPATSKAPTIDIAQILSKAKRFSVLIRLLKTTQLINQLNSQLLTSGSGGLTIFSPPDSAFSKLKAGFLNSLNDRQKVELLQFHTLSSFLSISNFDTLTNPVQTQAGDDSKRLQLNVTTYGGSQVSMTTGAVNATITGTVYTDNKLAVYEVDKVLVPLDVVLPKPKAPAPSPSKGESPKTKSSADESGDSNKNSDDDGAVPVDASAGSMNFNSVHVTRMSFVVGFVLMVGSMI